A part of Aegilops tauschii subsp. strangulata cultivar AL8/78 chromosome 2, Aet v6.0, whole genome shotgun sequence genomic DNA contains:
- the LOC109786151 gene encoding probable carboxylesterase 18 yields the protein MASSDSPPPGKPPLPWRVRLLVGAASFLHSASLRADGTVNRSLLSLFERTVPPSPAPDAAGVSSTDHAVSSHLRVRLFVPAPAASGSQLPMVVYFHGGGFVFHSVATAQFDALCRRLAASIPAVVASVDYRLAPEHRAPSAYDDGEAALRWALAGAGGALPSPPTAVFVAGDSAGGNVAHHVAARLQRDVAGLVLLQPFFGGEARTASEQRLFHAPFGSPERLAWLWRAFLPPGATRDHESANVPDAIQRDGATAAGRWRAFPPTLVCVGGWDVHQDRQRAYAHALRAAGAEEVRVAEFPDAIHAFYLFEGLADSQRLLADVAEFVNRRAAEHLDAPVNDQCPLSTGS from the coding sequence ATGGCGTCGTCGGATTCTCCGCCGCCGGGGAAGCCCCCTCTGCCGTGGCGGGTGCGCCTGCTCGTGGGCGCAGCCTCATTCCTACACTCCGCGTCCCTCCGCGCCGACGGCACCGTCAACCGCTCCCTCCTCTCCCTGTTCGAACGCACCGTCCCGCCTAGCCCCGCACCCGATGCCGCCGGCGTTTCGTCCACCGACCACGCCGTCTCCAGCCACCTGCGCGTCCGCCTGTTCGTCCCAGCGCCCGCCGCTAGCGGCAGCCAGCTGCCAATGGTTGTGTATTTCCACGGCGGCGGCTTCGTGTTCCACTCCGTGGCGACGGCCCAGTTCGACGCCCtgtgccgccgcctcgccgcgtcCATCCCGGCCGTCGTCGCCTCCGTGGACTACCGCCTCGCGCCCGAGCACCGCGCCCCTTCCGCCTACGACGACGGGGAGGCGGCGCTCCGCTGGGCACTCGCCGGCGCCGGGGGCGCCTTGCCGTCTCCCCCCACCGCCGTCTTCGTCGCCGGGGATAGCGCGGGCGGCAACGTCGCCCACCACGTCGCCGCGCGCCTGCAGCGCGACGTGGCCGGGTTGGTCCTGCTGCAGCCGTTCTTCGGCGGCGAGGCGCGGACAGCGTCGGAGCAGCGGCTCTTCCACGCGCCGTTCGGGTCGCCGGAGCGGCTGGCCTGGCTGTGGCGCGCGTTCCTGCCGCCGGGCGCCACGCGGGACCACGAGTCGGCCAACGTGCCGGACGCGATCCAGCGCGACGGTGCCACCGCCGCGGGGAGGTGGCGCGCGTTCCCGCCGACGCTGGTGTGCGTGGGCGGGTGGGACGTGCACCAGGACAGGCAGAGGGCGTACGCGCACGCGCTGCGAGCCGCCGGCGCCGAGGAGGTCCGCGTCGCGGAGTTCCCCGACGCCATCCACGCGTTCTACCTCTTCGAGGGCCTCGCGGACAGCCAGAGGCTGCTGGCCGACGTGGCCGAGTTCGTGAACAGGCGGGCCGCCGAACACCTCGACGCGCCAGTGAACGACCAGTGTCCACTGTCCACTGGTTCGTAG